One genomic region from Candidatus Nomurabacteria bacterium encodes:
- a CDS encoding prepilin-type N-terminal cleavage/methylation domain-containing protein: MIRANLHGFTLPELLVTIVVIGIVFMGLSSIFISIQRIQVKTAYLESATRSAQKEIESLRNINYNNLTAGQNIDFSDQLVDLPTGSTGSVAVTEPSPGLKRVDVTVTYSYEGQTKNVNLSSLIGVIGIAQ; encoded by the coding sequence ATGATTCGCGCAAACTTACATGGCTTTACACTACCCGAGCTTTTAGTGACAATAGTAGTCATCGGTATTGTATTTATGGGGCTTAGTAGTATTTTCATCAGCATTCAGCGTATACAAGTCAAAACAGCCTATTTAGAAAGTGCGACTAGGTCAGCGCAAAAAGAAATCGAATCATTACGCAATATTAACTATAACAATTTAACCGCTGGTCAAAACATTGACTTTAGTGACCAGCTAGTTGATCTGCCAACCGGAAGCACAGGAAGTGTAGCCGTTACTGAGCCTTCACCGGGACTAAAAAGAGTCGACGTAACCGTTACATATAGTTATGAAGGACAAACTAAAAATGTAAACTTAAGCTCAT